From one Nothobranchius furzeri strain GRZ-AD chromosome 2, NfurGRZ-RIMD1, whole genome shotgun sequence genomic stretch:
- the cysltr3 gene encoding cysteinyl leukotriene receptor 1 isoform X1, with translation MIVPQPEPGERSNGRMTGTFINSSSNTTVTTATPGSCYSNDTQFKYSAYTFTYILVFPVAFLCNIGALAVFLRQNKFRNSASQVVMINLAISDWCFSLTLPLRLAYYIRGGIWDFPDWLCRLYVYAFYVNLYSSILLLTLLSFLRWLAVAYPMKHSSMATTRRIVLVCLGIWVFVAVTSVPFLFNGVVNRDEVPRCFEPGPRRSWSILLGFNYVGLVFGFLVPFFTIIFCYSKLIRRLTTSPPVGNSMTTRKPTRNKTRAVHLVSMVIATFLLCFLPYHLIRTLHLHAKNGGWSCRTTQLLESAVAVTLCMAACNCMVNPLLYYYSTTSFRKDMRDVQSSLRSSRGGSLMQKFSQSQRKQSD, from the exons ATGATAGTCCCACAGCCAGAGCCCGGTGAGAGGAGCAACGGCAGGATGACTG GAACGTTcatcaacagcagcagcaacaccacGGTAACCACGGCAACCCCAGGCTCCTGCTACTCCAACGACACCCAGTTTAAGTACAGCGCCTACACCTTCACCTACATACTGGTGTTCCCGGTGGCGTTCCTCTGCAACATCGGAGCGCTGGCCGTGTTTCTCAGGCAGAACAAGTTCAG AAACTCCGCCTCCCAAGTGGTGATGATTAACCTGGCCATCTCAGACTGGTGTTTCTCCCTCACCCTCCCGCTGCGACTAGCCTACTACATCCGAGGCGGGATCTGGGACTTTCCTGACTGGTTGTGCCGACTCTATGTGTATGCCTTCTACGTCAACCTGTACTCCAG CATTCTCCTCCTCACTCTCCTGAGCTTCCTCCGCTGGCTGGCCGTGGCGTATCCCATGAAACATTCTTCCATGGCTACGACCAGGCGGATCGTTTTAGTTTGTCTGGGAATTTGGGTTTTTGTGGCTGTTACCTCAGTGCCATTTCTGTTCAACGGCGTCGTGAACAG GGACGAAGTCCCGCGCTGCTTTGAGCCGGGACCCAGACGCTCGTGGTCGATACTCCTGGGCTTTAACTACGTGGGGTTGGTGTTCGGCTTCCTCGTGCCGTTCTTCACCATCATCTTCTGCTACAGCAAACTTATCCGGCGCCTGACCACCTCCCCCCCTGTAGGCAACAGCATGACCACCCGCAAACCCACCAGAAACAAGACGCGTGCGGTGCACCTGGTTTCCATGGTGAtagctaccttcctgttgtgcttTCTGCCCTACCACCTGATCCGAACACTGCACCTACACGCCAAAAATGGTGGGTGGAGCTGCAGGACCACACAGCTGCTGGAGAGTGCCGTGGCTGTGACGCTGTGCATGGCAGCGTGCAACTGCATGGTCAACCCCCTGCTGTATTACTACTCTACCACGTCATTCAGGAAGGACATGAGGGACGTTCAGTCCTCTCTCAGGTCCAGCAGAGGAGGGTCCCTGATGCAAAAATTCAGCCAGTCCCAAAGAAAGCAGAGTGACTGA
- the cysltr3 gene encoding cysteinyl leukotriene receptor 1 isoform X4, whose protein sequence is MKPSQLQMSDSVCTRLHRNSASQVVMINLAISDWCFSLTLPLRLAYYIRGGIWDFPDWLCRLYVYAFYVNLYSSILLLTLLSFLRWLAVAYPMKHSSMATTRRIVLVCLGIWVFVAVTSVPFLFNGVVNRDEVPRCFEPGPRRSWSILLGFNYVGLVFGFLVPFFTIIFCYSKLIRRLTTSPPVGNSMTTRKPTRNKTRAVHLVSMVIATFLLCFLPYHLIRTLHLHAKNGGWSCRTTQLLESAVAVTLCMAACNCMVNPLLYYYSTTSFRKDMRDVQSSLRSSRGGSLMQKFSQSQRKQSD, encoded by the exons ATGAAACCCTCACAGCTGCAGATGTCTGACTCCGTCTGTACCCGCCTCCACAGAAACTCCGCCTCCCAAGTGGTGATGATTAACCTGGCCATCTCAGACTGGTGTTTCTCCCTCACCCTCCCGCTGCGACTAGCCTACTACATCCGAGGCGGGATCTGGGACTTTCCTGACTGGTTGTGCCGACTCTATGTGTATGCCTTCTACGTCAACCTGTACTCCAG CATTCTCCTCCTCACTCTCCTGAGCTTCCTCCGCTGGCTGGCCGTGGCGTATCCCATGAAACATTCTTCCATGGCTACGACCAGGCGGATCGTTTTAGTTTGTCTGGGAATTTGGGTTTTTGTGGCTGTTACCTCAGTGCCATTTCTGTTCAACGGCGTCGTGAACAG GGACGAAGTCCCGCGCTGCTTTGAGCCGGGACCCAGACGCTCGTGGTCGATACTCCTGGGCTTTAACTACGTGGGGTTGGTGTTCGGCTTCCTCGTGCCGTTCTTCACCATCATCTTCTGCTACAGCAAACTTATCCGGCGCCTGACCACCTCCCCCCCTGTAGGCAACAGCATGACCACCCGCAAACCCACCAGAAACAAGACGCGTGCGGTGCACCTGGTTTCCATGGTGAtagctaccttcctgttgtgcttTCTGCCCTACCACCTGATCCGAACACTGCACCTACACGCCAAAAATGGTGGGTGGAGCTGCAGGACCACACAGCTGCTGGAGAGTGCCGTGGCTGTGACGCTGTGCATGGCAGCGTGCAACTGCATGGTCAACCCCCTGCTGTATTACTACTCTACCACGTCATTCAGGAAGGACATGAGGGACGTTCAGTCCTCTCTCAGGTCCAGCAGAGGAGGGTCCCTGATGCAAAAATTCAGCCAGTCCCAAAGAAAGCAGAGTGACTGA
- the cysltr3 gene encoding cysteinyl leukotriene receptor 1 isoform X3, which translates to MIVPQPEPGERSNGRMTGTFINSSSNTTVTTATPGSCYSNDTQFKYSAYTFTYILVFPVAFLCNIGALAVFLRQNKFRNSASQVVMINLAISDWCFSLTLPLRLAYYIRGGIWDFPDWLCRLYVYAFYVNLYSRDEVPRCFEPGPRRSWSILLGFNYVGLVFGFLVPFFTIIFCYSKLIRRLTTSPPVGNSMTTRKPTRNKTRAVHLVSMVIATFLLCFLPYHLIRTLHLHAKNGGWSCRTTQLLESAVAVTLCMAACNCMVNPLLYYYSTTSFRKDMRDVQSSLRSSRGGSLMQKFSQSQRKQSD; encoded by the exons ATGATAGTCCCACAGCCAGAGCCCGGTGAGAGGAGCAACGGCAGGATGACTG GAACGTTcatcaacagcagcagcaacaccacGGTAACCACGGCAACCCCAGGCTCCTGCTACTCCAACGACACCCAGTTTAAGTACAGCGCCTACACCTTCACCTACATACTGGTGTTCCCGGTGGCGTTCCTCTGCAACATCGGAGCGCTGGCCGTGTTTCTCAGGCAGAACAAGTTCAG AAACTCCGCCTCCCAAGTGGTGATGATTAACCTGGCCATCTCAGACTGGTGTTTCTCCCTCACCCTCCCGCTGCGACTAGCCTACTACATCCGAGGCGGGATCTGGGACTTTCCTGACTGGTTGTGCCGACTCTATGTGTATGCCTTCTACGTCAACCTGTACTCCAG GGACGAAGTCCCGCGCTGCTTTGAGCCGGGACCCAGACGCTCGTGGTCGATACTCCTGGGCTTTAACTACGTGGGGTTGGTGTTCGGCTTCCTCGTGCCGTTCTTCACCATCATCTTCTGCTACAGCAAACTTATCCGGCGCCTGACCACCTCCCCCCCTGTAGGCAACAGCATGACCACCCGCAAACCCACCAGAAACAAGACGCGTGCGGTGCACCTGGTTTCCATGGTGAtagctaccttcctgttgtgcttTCTGCCCTACCACCTGATCCGAACACTGCACCTACACGCCAAAAATGGTGGGTGGAGCTGCAGGACCACACAGCTGCTGGAGAGTGCCGTGGCTGTGACGCTGTGCATGGCAGCGTGCAACTGCATGGTCAACCCCCTGCTGTATTACTACTCTACCACGTCATTCAGGAAGGACATGAGGGACGTTCAGTCCTCTCTCAGGTCCAGCAGAGGAGGGTCCCTGATGCAAAAATTCAGCCAGTCCCAAAGAAAGCAGAGTGACTGA
- the cysltr3 gene encoding cysteinyl leukotriene receptor 1 isoform X2 produces the protein MDTGTFINSSSNTTVTTATPGSCYSNDTQFKYSAYTFTYILVFPVAFLCNIGALAVFLRQNKFRNSASQVVMINLAISDWCFSLTLPLRLAYYIRGGIWDFPDWLCRLYVYAFYVNLYSSILLLTLLSFLRWLAVAYPMKHSSMATTRRIVLVCLGIWVFVAVTSVPFLFNGVVNRDEVPRCFEPGPRRSWSILLGFNYVGLVFGFLVPFFTIIFCYSKLIRRLTTSPPVGNSMTTRKPTRNKTRAVHLVSMVIATFLLCFLPYHLIRTLHLHAKNGGWSCRTTQLLESAVAVTLCMAACNCMVNPLLYYYSTTSFRKDMRDVQSSLRSSRGGSLMQKFSQSQRKQSD, from the exons GAACGTTcatcaacagcagcagcaacaccacGGTAACCACGGCAACCCCAGGCTCCTGCTACTCCAACGACACCCAGTTTAAGTACAGCGCCTACACCTTCACCTACATACTGGTGTTCCCGGTGGCGTTCCTCTGCAACATCGGAGCGCTGGCCGTGTTTCTCAGGCAGAACAAGTTCAG AAACTCCGCCTCCCAAGTGGTGATGATTAACCTGGCCATCTCAGACTGGTGTTTCTCCCTCACCCTCCCGCTGCGACTAGCCTACTACATCCGAGGCGGGATCTGGGACTTTCCTGACTGGTTGTGCCGACTCTATGTGTATGCCTTCTACGTCAACCTGTACTCCAG CATTCTCCTCCTCACTCTCCTGAGCTTCCTCCGCTGGCTGGCCGTGGCGTATCCCATGAAACATTCTTCCATGGCTACGACCAGGCGGATCGTTTTAGTTTGTCTGGGAATTTGGGTTTTTGTGGCTGTTACCTCAGTGCCATTTCTGTTCAACGGCGTCGTGAACAG GGACGAAGTCCCGCGCTGCTTTGAGCCGGGACCCAGACGCTCGTGGTCGATACTCCTGGGCTTTAACTACGTGGGGTTGGTGTTCGGCTTCCTCGTGCCGTTCTTCACCATCATCTTCTGCTACAGCAAACTTATCCGGCGCCTGACCACCTCCCCCCCTGTAGGCAACAGCATGACCACCCGCAAACCCACCAGAAACAAGACGCGTGCGGTGCACCTGGTTTCCATGGTGAtagctaccttcctgttgtgcttTCTGCCCTACCACCTGATCCGAACACTGCACCTACACGCCAAAAATGGTGGGTGGAGCTGCAGGACCACACAGCTGCTGGAGAGTGCCGTGGCTGTGACGCTGTGCATGGCAGCGTGCAACTGCATGGTCAACCCCCTGCTGTATTACTACTCTACCACGTCATTCAGGAAGGACATGAGGGACGTTCAGTCCTCTCTCAGGTCCAGCAGAGGAGGGTCCCTGATGCAAAAATTCAGCCAGTCCCAAAGAAAGCAGAGTGACTGA